The Drosophila teissieri strain GT53w chromosome X, Prin_Dtei_1.1, whole genome shotgun sequence genome has a segment encoding these proteins:
- the LOC122623221 gene encoding homeobox protein extradenticle has product MEDPNRMLAHTGGMMAPQGYGLSGQDDGQNAGSENEVRKQKDIGEILQQIMSISEQSLDEAQARKHTLNCHRMKPALFSVLCEIKEKTVLSIRNTQEEEPPDPQLMRLDNMLIAEGVAGPEKGGGGAAAASAAAASQGGSLSIDGADNAIEHSDYRAKLAQIRQIYHQELEKYEQACNEFTTHVMNLLREQSRTRPITPKEIERMVQIIHKKFSSIQMQLKQSTCEAVMILRSRFLDARRKRRNFSKQASEILNEYFYSHLSNPYPSEEAKEELARKCGITVSQVSNWFGNKRIRYKKNIGKAQEEANLYAAKKAAGASPYSMAGPPSGTTTPMMSPAPPQDSMGYPMGSGGYDQQQPYDNSMGYDPNLHQDLSP; this is encoded by the exons ATGGAGGATCCCAATCGCATGTTGGCCCACACCGGTGGCATGATGGCTCCGCAAGGATACGGCTTGTCTGGCCAGGACGATGGCCAGAATGCCGGCAGCGAGAACGAGGTGCGCAAGCAGAAGGACATCGGCGAGATATTGCAACAGATAATGAGCATCTCGGAACAATCACTTGACGAGGCCCAGGCCAGAAAACATACACTCAACTGTCACCGAATGAAGCCGGCTCTTTTCTCTGTACTTTGCGAGATCAAGGAGAAGACCG TCCTCTCGATTCGCAACacccaggaggaggagccccCAGATCCACAACTGATGCGCTTGGACAACATGCTGATTGCcgagggcgtggcaggacCTGAGAAGGGTGGTGGCGGAGCAGCGGCTGCCTCCGCGGCTGCGGCCAGCCAGGGTGGTTCCCTGTCCATCGATGGTGCTGACAATGCCATTGAGCATTCCGACTACCGTGCCAAGCTGGCACAGATCCGTCAAATATATCACCAGGAATTGGAGAAGTACGAGCAGGCATGCAATGAGTTTACTACGCATGTCATGAATCTTCTACGCGAACAGAGTCGCACGAG ACCCATTACACCAAAGGAAATCGAGCGAATGGTGCAGATCATCCACAAAAAGTTTAGTTCCATACAAATGCAGCTGAAGCAGTCGACCTGCGAGGCTGTGATGATCCTTCGTTCGCGTTTCCTGGACGCACGCCGCAAGCGTCGCAACTTCAGCAAGCAGGCATCCGAGATCCTCAACGAGTACTTCTACAGTCACTTGAGCAACCCATATCCATCCGAAGAGGCCAAAGAGGAGTTGGCACGAAAGTGTGGCATCACG GTCTCGCAAGTATCCAATTGGTTTGGCAACAAGCGTATTCGCTATAAGAAGAACATTGGTAAGGCACAGGAGGAGGCCAATTTGTATGCGGCCAAGAAGGCTGCTGGTGCTTCGCCGTATTCCATGGCCGGTCCTCCTAGCGGGACAACCACACCCATGATGTCACCCGCTCCGCCACAGGATTCCATGGGCTATCCAATGGGATCCGGCGGCTACGACCAGCAGCAACCGTACGACAACAGCATGGGCTACGACCCAAATCTCCATCAGGATCTAAGCCCCTGA